TCTTTGTGCTGCGCCAAGTCAAGGAGAGCAAGAGTTCCCCCGCGCTTGAGGATTCGCACCGATTCCTTAAGGGCCAAGCGCGGATCCGTTGCATGGTGAAGCACCTGGCTCATCAGGACGAGATCCGCAAAATTGTCGGGAAGTCCCGTGTTCACCATATCGGCCACCTTGGGCGTCACATTCAGGATGTTTTTCTGCTTCAAGATTTTCTGGAGGCCGCTCACCACCTTCGGGTCGTAGTCGAGCGCCGTCACATGCTTACAACGGAGACAAAGCATCAGCGTGAGGTCGCCGCCTTCGCCACAGCCCACATCAACCGCATTCTCAAAAGGATACATAAGGTGACCGAACAGGCTGATTTGCGCCTTGAGGCTTCCGCCGGCCTGGTCCAGCTTATGGATCTGTCCCTTGGTCTTGTCGGTGCGGTCTTCGAGCACCTGGGCGGCGCGACACTTGAGAATATCCTTATCCGGAAGAGCCTCGTAAGCATCGCGAATCATTGAGAGCATTCGGGTGCTCAGGTAAAGTTCTTCGCTCAGGCGGTAATACGCCTTGATGCCATCGCGACGGTCCTTGAGAAGGTTGCACGCAGAAAGCTTCGCCAAATGTCGGCTCGCATTACTCTGGTGAATATCCAGAATGTCCTTGATTTCGTTGACGGTAAATTCTGCCTGGTCCAGAAGCAACAGGATTTTGAGGCGCATTTCATCGGAAATGGCTCCAAACAGGTCCATGCTGGGTACAATCGGTTCGCGAGTATTTAAAGAATCTGCCACAAAAGCTCCATTCGTTTTCTTTGAAGCAATATAATTTTTTTAGCTTAGGGGCTGTATGCGTTTTTTCAAAAGGTCACTGATTGTAGGCATTCTGCTCCTGACTGGTTTCGCCCAGGCTTCCGAAGCAGAACGCCCTACATACAAACTGAGCCTAGAAAACGATTTACCGGCGACCTTGGCCGCAGGCGGTATGTTCGGGATAGGGATGTTCCTTTATTCCCGCATGGATACCCCCGAAACCCTGAAAGACAAAAACGACCTTTTGCCCTGGGACAAGCCCCTGGCCGGCCGCTACAGCGAAACCGCCGACAAGGCCAGCGACATCGGTTCCGTTTTGGCCGTTGCTCCGCTAGCGATAGGGGGAATCGCCTGGTACAACGGAAACTCTACCGGAGCTGAATTCGCCACCTTTACCGTGATGTTTTTGCAGGCCGTCGGTATCGGGAACGGGATCAACGTGGCCATGCGTTCGCTCGAAATCTGGCCACGCCCCTACATGTACGCCCCTTCGACAAGTTCGGGGACCGAAGCCGGCAAGGAAAAAGCCGAAAAAGCAAAGCCGGAAGCCTACGGGTCGTTCTTTTCGGGGCATGCCACCGCCGCCTTTACCGTCGCCACTTTTACCGACGAATGGTTCAGGACAACTTACCCGAATTCACCATACAAAGGAATCGTGAGAGCAACCGCCTACTCTCTTGCCGGCCTCGAAAGCATGTTGCGAGTCGCCGCCGGTAAACATTACTTAACCGATGTCATCGTAGGAGCACTCGTGGGAACGGGTGTGAGCATCGGAATCCTGGAATTGCACCGGGACCGTAACGAAAACTTTTCAGTTTGGGCCGGTCCGGGTGTAGCGGGAATCACATTTCGTATATAACATAAAATTGTAAGATTCGCTTTCAGAAACTCCTGTATATATTCAATAATGTAGGCGGGAAAACCGCCACAAGGAGTGCGAGTAATGTTTGGAATTAACTTCAATCGACTGGTCGCTGCGGCTGCCGTTATGGCATTCTGTTGCGGCACGTCCTTCGCCGCAGGTCCCAAGATGGGCCTGCACAAGGTCGCCAAGATTTCTGCCAAGAAATCCCACATGACACACTCCAGCAAGAAAGCGAAGATTGAACCAATCGAACAGAACCTTTCCGAAGAAGAACTTTTCGCCATTGCTCTCGAAAGCAAGAACATTTCCAAAGACGGCAACACGCTGACCGACAAGCGCGACGGCAAGACCTACAAGGTCGAAATCAAGGGCGACAAGGCATGGATGAAGAACAACCTCGCCTTCAGCCTTTCTACTCCCAAACAGTGCCTGCTCGAAGACGAAGGCAACTGCAAAAAATTCGGACGTTTCTACAGCCACAAAGAGGCCACCAAGGCATGCCCCAACGGTTGGCACCTTCCCAACGACGGTGAATGGCGCGACTACCAGAAAGACCAGTCCAAGCTCGACTGGAACAACCTGGGTAAGGGTGGCTGCAAGGACTGGGATGGCTACTGCGAAGGCGACAATACCGGTCACTACTGGTCCGCCTCCAAGGTGAAAAAGAACACCGCCCGTTCCTGGGAATTCCGTAGCGTCGCCCACAGCATCAACCGCACCGACGAAAGTCTCTCCAAGGGTCTCTACGTACGCTGCGTGGCAGACCTCCGCTAACGATCTTTCAAATCCCTCCATAAAGAAAGCCTCCCAAGGGAGGCTTTCTTTATACGTTTCCGTTCTGTCATCCAGCCCCTTAAGGGGTTGGACTCAGTTACTTAAGTCCGTCGACCACCAGCTTCACGACACCGCGGGCAAAATCAGCAGACTTGATCGACTTTGTCGTCGGAATACCCTTTTCTTTCTTGAGGTCCAGAATCAGGTAGTCAAGGCAATACTCGTCATCTTTGCCGGTGTAGGTCACATCGAAGTAGTAATCGTCGAAATTAAACTTCGGGGCCGCCTTGGTATCATTCTTGAAATCTTCATAAGCGGCTTCGCAATCCTTCTGTTCGTACGCATAACGCAGCTGGAAAGAAACGTTACAGGTCCGCTTGGCATAAGTAACCTTGATCGTACCCGAAGACGACTTGAAGTTTTCAGCCTTCAGCTTTACGAGGCCGTCGTACATCGAGAGTTCGCTACAGTTCAGGGCGCGGATATCCGAAAGCATCTGCTTTTCTTCGACCTTCGCTCCGTCTGCCTGGAAACGTTCATAGAAAGCGGCAAGCGTCGCATCCATATTTTCCAAGGCAGGAACACCGTTGCGGAACAACGAGTAGTAGTCCTTCATCAGGCAGTTGCCGTCATAACGGACGACATTCTTGAACAAGTCCTTTTTTTCGAAGCGAAGCCCGTTCTGGATGCGTTTGGAATCGTAATCAGGATCTGCCCAGAAGCCCCTCGGGAAAGCACCGTCATCCAAGCTGTACTTGATTTCTTCGGCACCCTTTTTAAGAGTGATGATTCCCTTGTTCTCGTAAGCCTTGTAGGTCACCGTATCCCATTCGTCGGCATCCTTAGGGCCCACCAGATTGCCGAGAGTACCTTCCTTACAGACGGGGTAAATCTGCTTGAGCGTGGAATCCTTCTTGTTGTAGGAATACTTCGCCTTCGACAATACCATTTCAAAGGAACTTTCCATGCTGAAAACGCCAGAGCTGGAGCTGTCGTCGCCGCAAGCCACCAAGGCCGCAGACGACACCAGGGCGAAGGCGCCCAGGATTCCGAAATTAACAAGGTGCTTGATCATATTTTCTCCATTTATAAAATCAGATTTCACCCTTGAAGAAGGATTCAAAGTCTATATCACTTACCATATCGACGACAATCTCGGGTTTGTCAATCAACTTATCCAAATCCTGCTGTTTGGTTTCGCCGCAGAGCGGAAGCACAAAGCGACAACCGCTGCGCTTGGCGAGTTCAAAGTCGGTATACAGGCGGTCGCCCACAAACAAAATCTCTTCGGGCTTAAACTTTTTCAAAAGACCCGATAGCATGGCAGGGTTCGGCTTGCCGAAGCTGCGTTCCGGTTCTACGCCGTAAGCGGTCTTGAGGAGCGCCATGAAACTTCCGATGTCCGGCACAGGGCCGTTGGCATCGGGGCAGACAAAGTCGGTGTGCGTGACCCAGAACGGAATCTTGCGCTGCACGCGGAACGAGAGTTCGCAAAGTTCGCGGTAGTCGAAGCTGTTATGGTAGGCAATCAGCACGAGTTCGGTATCGGCAACGTCCGGGCGCAGGTTGAGCGTCGGGTCTTGCGCGGCAAACCATTCCGTGACTTCGGGGTTTGCAAAGAAGAATACATTCTTGATGCCTTCTTCATGGATGGCATCGAGCGACAGGTACAGCGCCGAGATAATGGCATCGTCGGTGAGCGGGAGTCCCATGACCTTGAGGCGGTTTTCGTAGAAGACCGGCGACTTGCTGGTATTGTTGCTCAAGTAGTAGACTGGCACCTGCTTTGCCACGCGGCAAACCGTCTTGACCGCCTTCGGGTAAGGGCGGCCACTCAGGTAAAGGGTTCCATCGAGATCGAATACGACGGCTTTTACGGGGCAACGCTTTTGCATGTGAGTGAATATAGTAATTCAAGGACAATGTTAAAAAGAACAGGAGTTCAAAGACCCTTTTTCATCGACCTGTACCTATAAATAAAGAACTTACAGCTGTTTTATAGGTACAAAACGGATGTATTTTGCAATAAAAAACGGAGAGCAACAAATAAAAGACATTCTGCTACCTATAAATGCTGCTCACCGGCACGGTTTTATAGGTATTTTTATATTAATTTGTACATAAATTATAAAAAGAGTACCTATAAACAAAGCGTTTTTATGTTTTTTATAGGTACGGTCGAAAAATACAATCTTTGTCGGACCTATAAAAGTTCTATATCACCCCGGTTTATAGGTACCTTTGAAGGCTTCCAAGACACTTCATCTCTACTTTACGCCATTCAACTGATGATGCTTCGCATAAAACATTTTTATTTTTACAACTATGAAGACTCCTGATAGCCGCTTTTATTGCCCGCTGATTTCAGTCGGCACCATTACCCTTGACGAGAACGAGAGCAGCCACGCCGTGCGCGTGTGCAGGGCGTGCGCAGGCGACACTTTGCAGCTGTCCGATGGCGTGGGGCATTACGCGGATGCGCTCATCGAGGTGGCCGACGCCAAGGCATGCCAGGTGCGAGTCGATACGGTAATCGAGGCGGAGAGAGCGCGGCCCAAGGTGTCGCTCGGGATTGCATGCCTCAAGGACGACGCCTTGGAAGAAGTCGTATTCCATGCGGCTCAGACCGAAATAGACAAGATTATCTTCTTGCGCACGGACTTTTCACAGGAGCCCAAGAACTCCGACTTGAAAAAGACCGTGCGCCGCGCCGAGCTCAAGAGCCTCGTGAGCCTCAAGCAATCGAAGAAAGCCTGGATGACCGCAATCGAAGGCCCCATCGAATTCGACAAGTGGCTCGAATCCTATAAAGGCGACTTGATTCTCTGCGACATTGACGGAGAACGCCAGCTGAATTTAAGCGGCACGGACAACGCTTCGGCTAGCGACGGCTCGGGCGCAAACGAGAGCTCCAATGAAAACGTAACGCCGATTACTTTGTTAGTAGGCCCCGAAGGTGGATTCTCGCCACGCGAAATAGAAGCAATAAAGGCCTTCCAAAACGGGAAGGTCCACTTGCTGAATCTCGGCAACACGCGCCTGCGTGCGCGCACTGCCGCGATTATTGCTTTAGGAAAAATACTGTAATGGATCACCGCGGGGTTTCACCCCTCGCGATGACGTGATTTTTACAAAGACACTTTAACTTTTTCGCGCATGGCCATAACTTGCGCCTTGGCTTCTTCCACCGTGTCGCGGCGGGCAAGCAGCACGCCCAAGCGACGGTGGCCCTTGAGTTCGGGCTTACCAAACAGGCGAAGCGCAGTGTCAGGTTCTGCAAGCACTTCTTCGAGGCCACCGAACTTCACGTGGTCGGAATTGCCGTCCACGACGATAGCCTTCGAGGCGCTCGGGCCGTGGAATGCAATGTTCGGAATGGGCAAGCCAAGAATGGCGCGAGCGTGTAATGCGAATTCGGAGAGGTCCTGCGAAATCAAAGTCACCATGCCGGTATCATGCGGA
The window above is part of the Fibrobacter sp. UWH4 genome. Proteins encoded here:
- a CDS encoding metalloregulator ArsR/SmtB family transcription factor, translated to MADSLNTREPIVPSMDLFGAISDEMRLKILLLLDQAEFTVNEIKDILDIHQSNASRHLAKLSACNLLKDRRDGIKAYYRLSEELYLSTRMLSMIRDAYEALPDKDILKCRAAQVLEDRTDKTKGQIHKLDQAGGSLKAQISLFGHLMYPFENAVDVGCGEGGDLTLMLCLRCKHVTALDYDPKVVSGLQKILKQKNILNVTPKVADMVNTGLPDNFADLVLMSQVLHHATDPRLALKESVRILKRGGTLALLDLAQHKEESFRTTHGHIWLGFERSQLEFFVKELNCEVVSSEIIPSENEVDKKLPVICLIIQKK
- a CDS encoding phosphatase PAP2 family protein, producing MRFFKRSLIVGILLLTGFAQASEAERPTYKLSLENDLPATLAAGGMFGIGMFLYSRMDTPETLKDKNDLLPWDKPLAGRYSETADKASDIGSVLAVAPLAIGGIAWYNGNSTGAEFATFTVMFLQAVGIGNGINVAMRSLEIWPRPYMYAPSTSSGTEAGKEKAEKAKPEAYGSFFSGHATAAFTVATFTDEWFRTTYPNSPYKGIVRATAYSLAGLESMLRVAAGKHYLTDVIVGALVGTGVSIGILELHRDRNENFSVWAGPGVAGITFRI
- a CDS encoding FISUMP domain-containing protein, which encodes MFGINFNRLVAAAAVMAFCCGTSFAAGPKMGLHKVAKISAKKSHMTHSSKKAKIEPIEQNLSEEELFAIALESKNISKDGNTLTDKRDGKTYKVEIKGDKAWMKNNLAFSLSTPKQCLLEDEGNCKKFGRFYSHKEATKACPNGWHLPNDGEWRDYQKDQSKLDWNNLGKGGCKDWDGYCEGDNTGHYWSASKVKKNTARSWEFRSVAHSINRTDESLSKGLYVRCVADLR
- a CDS encoding HAD-IIA family hydrolase, encoding MQKRCPVKAVVFDLDGTLYLSGRPYPKAVKTVCRVAKQVPVYYLSNNTSKSPVFYENRLKVMGLPLTDDAIISALYLSLDAIHEEGIKNVFFFANPEVTEWFAAQDPTLNLRPDVADTELVLIAYHNSFDYRELCELSFRVQRKIPFWVTHTDFVCPDANGPVPDIGSFMALLKTAYGVEPERSFGKPNPAMLSGLLKKFKPEEILFVGDRLYTDFELAKRSGCRFVLPLCGETKQQDLDKLIDKPEIVVDMVSDIDFESFFKGEI
- a CDS encoding 16S rRNA (uracil(1498)-N(3))-methyltransferase — its product is MKTPDSRFYCPLISVGTITLDENESSHAVRVCRACAGDTLQLSDGVGHYADALIEVADAKACQVRVDTVIEAERARPKVSLGIACLKDDALEEVVFHAAQTEIDKIIFLRTDFSQEPKNSDLKKTVRRAELKSLVSLKQSKKAWMTAIEGPIEFDKWLESYKGDLILCDIDGERQLNLSGTDNASASDGSGANESSNENVTPITLLVGPEGGFSPREIEAIKAFQNGKVHLLNLGNTRLRARTAAIIALGKIL